DNA sequence from the Streptomyces sp. MST-110588 genome:
GCGGTCGCGCTGCTCTTCTTCCTCTACGGCGCCCGCCTGTCCACCTCCGAGGCGCTGGCCGGCGCCAAGAGCTGGCGGCTGCACCTGGCGGTCCTGGCCTGTACGTTCCTGGTCTTCCCGGCACTCGGCCTGGCGGCCCGCGCCCTGGTCCCGTACGTCCTGACGCCCTCCCTCCACACCGGCCTGCTCTTCTTGTGCCTGGTCCCCTCCACCGTCCAGTCCTCGATCGCCTTCACCTCGATCGCCCGGGGCAACGTCCCGGCGGCGATCTGCGCCGGCTCCTTCTCCAGCCTCGCCGGCATCGTCTTGACCCCGCTGCTGGCGGGCCTGCTGCTCGGCGGTGCCGGTACCGGCGGCTTCTCGGCCGGCTCGCTGCTGTCGATCGTCGAAAAGCTCCTGTTGCCCTTTGTCGCCGGGCAACTGCTGCGCCGCTGGACCGGCGGCTTCCTCACCCGCCACCGGCGGATCCTGGGGTACGTCGACCGCGGCTCGATCCTGCTGGTCGTCTACGGCGCGTTCAGCGCCGGCGTCGTCCAGGGCGTCTGGCACCAGGTCTCACCCTGGCAACTGCTCGCCCTCCTGGGCGTGGAGGCCGTCCTGCTGGCCGTCATGCTGACGCTGACCTCCGCCGGCGCCCGGCAGCTCGGCTTCCCGCGCGCCGACCGCATCGCGATCACCTTCGCCGGGTCCAAGAAGAGCCTGGCCGCCGGGCTGCCGATGGCCACCGTCCTGTTCGGCGGCCACGCCGGGACGGCGGTGCTGCCCCTGATGCTCTTCCACCAGTTGCAGCTCATGGTCTGCGCGGTCCTCGCCCGGCGGTACGCGGCCACGGCCGGCCCGGAGGACGGCGGCCTGGGCCCGGCACGTCACGGGCCGTCGGACGGACGGACGCGGTCCAGCGGCAGCGCCAGCACGGCCGGTCCGCCCGAGGGTGCCTCGCCGGCGCGTACCGCCGTCAGCTCCTCCTCGCTCAACTCCCGGTCATAGACCCGTACGTCGTCCAGCGCGCCACTGAACTGGGCCCGGCTGTCCACCCTCTGCCCCAGGTGCACGCCGAAGACCGAGGTACGGCTGACGGAGCCGGGCACGTCCGGCGCGACCGTGCTCGCCGTGCCGTCGACGGTGAGCGTCAGCCGGCCGCCCGCCCGGCGCAGCGCGAGGTGGTGCCACCGCCCGTCGTTGCCGGCGCCGGCGGCGGCGACCTGGGCGGTCGCGGCGGTCCCGGTACCGCGCAGGGTGGTGATGTGGGCGAGGAGCCGGCCCGCGGCGGGGTCGCCGCGCAGCGCGATCTGCGGGGACCTGGGGCCTGCCCCGCCCATCCACAGGAACGGCTGCTCGCCGCCGGTGGCCCGGTAGCGGAACCACAGACTGCACGTGAAGTCACCCTCGCCCAGCGCCAGGGAGCGCCGGAAGGGCAGGCGTACGGCGTCGTCCTTGCCGTCGAAGGCCAGCGCGTCGCCGAACCGGCCGTCGGCCGGCCGGGCACCGCCCAGGACCAGGGCCGGCCGGGCGCCGGGCGCGCGGTCGGGCGTGGTGGGATCGGGCCCTCGGCGCGGGCCGAGCCAGTCCTCGGTGAAGCGTGCGAAGCGGATCTCGTCGCGGGCGTCCACCGCGCCGCCCTCGTACAGCAGGCCGGTCACCTCGCGGTCGACGGACACCAGGTCCGAGTAGCCGGACCAGTCGGTGGTCACCAGCGCGCCCCGCTCCACGCCCTCCCAGGTGCGCCCCCCGTCGTACGAGGAACGGATCATCATGGTCCGGCGGCGGTCCGGATCGGCGGGCGCGGCGAGCAGCAGGCGCTCGTGGTTCCCCGTGATCCGGCGGTTCCCCGTGGTCCGGCCGTGGCCACCGCCGCGGGACCGCAGGCGCAGCACCGAACCCTGCACCATCGGCGTGTAGAGCCCCGGCAGCGCCCGGAAGGGCGCGGCGAAGGAAGCGCCGCCGTCCCGGCTGATCGCGGCCGTACGGTGGCCCAGATCCGTACCGTCCTGCTCGCGGCCGTTGACGTACACCGACCCGTCCGCCCGCTCCAGCAGCGCCAGTTCCGAGGGCTTCTGCCGGAAGCTGCCGTCCGGCGCGGTGGGCCAGGTGTCCAGCGCGCCGATCCGCCAGGAGCCGCCGCCGTCGTCGCTCAGGGCCAGCGCGGCGTGGTTGGCGCTTATCCGGCCGCCGCGGTAGCTCTCGGCGTTGACGCCGAAGACCAGCCGGCCCGTGTGCCGTCCCCGGGTGAGCTGGATGCCGTGCACGGGCCCGGTGGCGTACCAGGAGTTCCACCCCGCCGGGCGCAGGGCCGCGGACAGGTCGCGGGGCGCCGACCAGGTGGCGCCGTCGTCGTCGCTGTACTGGAGGTGCGGGGTGCGCTCGCAGGGCACCGGACAACTGCGGCCGTCCGTACGGCCCTTGTTGTAGGTCTCGGCGAGCAGGACACGGCCGGTGCGGCGGTCCACGACGGGGGCCGGATTGCCGTGGGTGTCACCGCCGCCCTCGTTGACGACCTGGAGCGGGCCCCAGGTACGGCCGCCGTCGGTGGAGCGCTTGAGCACGAGGTCTATGTCCCCGGCGTCGCCGCAGTCGTGCACCCGGCCCTCGGCGAAGGCGAGCAGCGTGCCGCGGACGGAACGGACGACGGCGGGGATGCGGAAACAGGCGTAGCCCTTGTCCCGGCCGGCCTTGAAGAGCACCTGCTGTTCGAGCCCGGCGGGGGAGGGGGGAGCGGCCGGTGGTGGTGTGGCGGTGGCGTCCCGGGCCTGTGCGGGCGGCGGCGGGGCCAGGAGGACGAGACAGGTGAGGAAGGCAAGGAAGGCGAGGAAGGCAGGAAAGGTGAGGCGAGTGAGGCGGGTGAGGACCGCGGCGGCCGGCGGGGTGACGGCGCGATGGCGCCGGGGTCTGGAGCGGGCGCCGTGGTGCGTACGGATCACTGACGTCATTGTCCGGCCTGCCCTTCGCGGCATCGGCGTCGGCTTACGCGTGGTTGACGGGGCGTCTGGTCGTCGTCTGAGCGTCTGGCGTTCCTGCGGATGACCCGCGCTTGTCGGGTCATCCGGACATCCCATGTCCCTGTACGGTGCGCAGGAAGCTACTGGCGCCACGCGCACCGACACAAGGCGTGTGCGCCGTACGGGCCCGGAATTACCTCACATGGTGCGGCCCGGCACTCAAGGCACCAGCACGACCTTCCCGAGG
Encoded proteins:
- a CDS encoding bile acid:sodium symporter family protein, which codes for MRRPQLKIPSRLPVDGFILALAGTVALAALLPARGSAATVVDGASTGAVALLFFLYGARLSTSEALAGAKSWRLHLAVLACTFLVFPALGLAARALVPYVLTPSLHTGLLFLCLVPSTVQSSIAFTSIARGNVPAAICAGSFSSLAGIVLTPLLAGLLLGGAGTGGFSAGSLLSIVEKLLLPFVAGQLLRRWTGGFLTRHRRILGYVDRGSILLVVYGAFSAGVVQGVWHQVSPWQLLALLGVEAVLLAVMLTLTSAGARQLGFPRADRIAITFAGSKKSLAAGLPMATVLFGGHAGTAVLPLMLFHQLQLMVCAVLARRYAATAGPEDGGLGPARHGPSDGRTRSSGSASTAGPPEGASPARTAVSSSSLNSRS